In a single window of the Pseudorca crassidens isolate mPseCra1 chromosome 9, mPseCra1.hap1, whole genome shotgun sequence genome:
- the LOC137229755 gene encoding LOW QUALITY PROTEIN: olfactory receptor 8B8-like (The sequence of the model RefSeq protein was modified relative to this genomic sequence to represent the inferred CDS: inserted 3 bases in 2 codons) — protein sequence MRTVAENSSVTEFILKGLTNQQELQIPLXLFLGFYVVTVVGNLSLITLTGLNSHLHTPTYFFLYNLSFIDFCYSTVITPKMLMSFVSTKNIISYAGCMTQLFFFTFFAVSESFILSAMAYDCYVTICNPLVYTATMSPQVCLPILLGVYVMGFARAMAHTACMGKLTFCAHNLVDHFRCDILPHLERSCTSTYVNKPVVFVVVGIDIGVPTATIFISYALILSSILHXEGRSKAFSTCSSHIIAVSLFFGSGAFMYLKPSSLLPMNLGKVSSLFYTIVVPILNPLIYSLRNKDIKIAMKKTLSKKSFS from the exons ATGAGAACAGTAGCTGAGAACTCTTCTGTGACAGAGTTTATCCTCAAAGGCTTAACCAACCAGCAGGAACTCCAGATCCCCC TCCTGTTTCTAGGTTTCTACGTGGTCACTGTGGTGGGGAACCTGAGCTTGATAACCCTGACTGGACTCAACTCTCACCTGCACACCCCCACATACTTTTTCCTCTATAACTTGTCCTTCATAGATTTCTGCTATTCCACTGTTATCACTCCCAAAATGCTGATGAGTTTTGTCTCAACGAAGAACATCATCTCCTATGCAGGGTGTATGACTCAGCTCTTCTTCTTTACCTTCTTTGCTGTCTCTGAGTCCTTCATCCTGTCAGCGATGGCATATGACTGTTATGTCACCATCTGTAACCCGCTGGTGTACACAGCCACCATGTCTCCCCAGGTCTGCTTACCTATTTTGCTGGGTGTCTACGTGATGGGGTTTGCTAGGGCCATGGCCCACACAGCATGCATGGGGAAACTGACCTTCTGTGCCCACAACCTTGTTGACCACTTCAGGTGTGACATCCTTCCCCATCTTGAGCGCTCTTGCACCAGCACATATGTAAATAAGCcagtagtttttgttgttgtgggtATTGATATTGGTGTGCCCACAGCTACCATCTTCATTTCTTATGCCCTCATCCTCTCCAGTATCCTCCA CGAGGGCAGGTCCAAAGCCTTCAGCACCTGTAGCTCCCACATAATTGcggtttctcttttctttgggtCAGGGGCGTTCATGTACCTCAAACCATCTTCTCTTTTACCCATGAACCTGGGGAAAGTGTCCTCCTTGTTCTATACCATTGTGGTGCCCATACTCAACCCATTAATCTATAGCCTGAGGAATAAGGACATCAAAATTGCCATGAAGAAAACTTTGAGCAAAAAATCATTCTCCTGA